A genomic segment from Aegilops tauschii subsp. strangulata cultivar AL8/78 chromosome 1, Aet v6.0, whole genome shotgun sequence encodes:
- the LOC109780069 gene encoding pentatricopeptide repeat-containing protein At4g14170: MREKAQQPKSLTGFRQLHPVGPCTKQENSTLFSWRAHFSFVRKNSALFGLSQKERKKKRDKKLRRSDETRRPALPRSRPHRMPAPATLATFNALVASLARSGRPSLALLAFRDMLARGFPPDHFTLPPVLRSCALTGSAALAASSHALSVKLGAHGNLFVASALVQCYAGMPNLPDARRLFDGMRERDAVLWTSMLSAYAQGGQPEEALRLFQGMVVAEVQLDAVVMVSLLLACGQLGWRRHGRSVHACCVRMFLGMPLSLGNALVDMYVKCGELESAECVFSAMPRRDVISWSALIVGHGLNGRPDVALRLFDEMVAKGVEQNSVTFLGALSACAHSGMVDKAYAIFEQMKQRGIKRELKHYSCMADALGRAGRVLEAVNLIEEMPCQPDEAILGSVLAACRVHGEMDAAERISKRLMSMSPAKSGYYMSLANIYSDAGRYGDAERIRGFMKEVKVDKLPGYSSVELDVSVSESKNV, from the coding sequence ATGAGAGAAAAGGCCCAGCAACCCAAAAGTCTAACAGGCTTCCGTCAACTTCATCCTGTTGGTCCCTGCACAAAACAAGAAAACTCCACTCTGTTTAGTTGGCGAGCCCACTTCTCCTTCGTCAGGAAAAACTCCGCGCTCTTCGGTCTTAGTcagaaagaaaggaaaaaaaaaagagaCAAAAAGCTCCGCCGTTCGGACGAGACACGACGACCGGCGTTGCCACGCTCTCGGCCGCACCGCATGCCGGCTCCCGCCACGCTCGCCACCTTCAACGCCctcgtcgcctcgctcgcgcgcTCCGGCCGCCCCTCGCTGGCGCTCCTCGCCTTCCGTGACATGCTCGCGCGGGGCTTCCCGCCCGACCACTTCACCCTGCCCCCGGTCCTCCGCAGCTGCGCGCTCACCGGCTCCGCCGCCCTGGCCGCCTCCTCGCACGCCCTCTCCGTCAAGCTTGGCGCCCACGGAAACCTCTTCGTGGCGTCCGCGCTCGTGCAGTGCTACGCGGGCATGCCCAACCTCCCCGACGCGCGGAGGCTGTTCGACGGAATGCGCGAGAGGGATGCCGTTCTGTGGACGTCCATGCTGTCCGCGTACGCGCAGGGTGGGCAGCCAGAGGAGGCTCTGCGGCTGTTCCAGGGGATGGTGGTGGCCGAGGTGCAGCTGGATGCGGTGGTCATGGTCAGCCTTCTTCTCGCGTGTGGCCAGCTCGGGTGGCGGCGCCATGGGAGAAGCGTGCACGCATGCTGCGTCCGGATGTTCCTGGGGATGCCGCTGTCTCTGGGGAACGCGCTTGTGGACATGTACGTCAAGTGCGGCGAGCTTGAATCCGCCGAATGCGTATTTTCTGCGATGCCCAGGCGGGATGTTATCTCGTGGAGTGCTCTGATTGTTGGCCATGGTTTGAATGGGCGTCCTGATGTTGCTCTGAGGCTCTTTGATGAAATGGTGGCCAAAGGAGTGGAACAGAACTCAGTCACCTTTCTTGGTGCCCTGTCGGCCTGTGCGCATTCAGGCATGGTGGACAAAGCGTATGCTATATTCGAGCAGATGAAACAGCGGGGCATCAAGCGTGAGCTTAAGCATTACTCTTGCATGGCTGATGCGTTAGGGAGGGCAGGCCGTGTTCTTGAGGCAGTAAATCTCATAGAGGAAATGCCTTGCCAGCCTGACGAGGCTATCCTTGGTAGTGTGTTGGCAGCTTGCCGAGTGCATGGTGAAATGGACGCTGCTGAACGGATTTCAAAGAGATTGATGAGCATGTCTCCTGCAAAGAGCGGCTACTACATGAGCTTGGCAAACATATATTCAGATGCTGGAAGGTATGGTGATGCAGAGAGAATAAGAGGCTTCATGAAGGAAGTTAAAGTCGACAAGCTTCCTGGATATAGTTCAGTTGAACTCGATGTTTCTGTCTCTGAATCAAAAAATGTATAA